A region of Vitis vinifera cultivar Pinot Noir 40024 chromosome 15, ASM3070453v1 DNA encodes the following proteins:
- the LOC100241442 gene encoding uncharacterized protein LOC100241442 — protein sequence MGKVVRNRKLSHTGETAPNQNYGAGLAGPFKKGATVTVSLFTIILIFIGALVSTRWINVSILTGDFLKKTLNYTSPTKPHSQKFEYSLNCREGNVSQTCPVTGPVAFEPSEPPSETCPEYFRWIYEDLRPWMDTGITRAMVEKARPAASIRIVVVDGKVYMEKYKRVNHNRDEFTIWGILQLLRMYPEKLPDFDLMFECRDRPMIKTHLYQGPDATVPPPLFHYCGDDETYDIVFPDWSFWGWPETNIKPWNGFKKDLKEGNYRTKWIDREPYAYWKGNVKMGVVRKELFKCRNTDEQDWNARLYIMDWGREVQSGFKTSDLASQCTHRYKIYTEGIGWSVSEKYILACDSVTLLVKPQYYEFFTRSLQPLVHYWPIKHKDMCKSIKFATDWCNNHTEKAQKIGKAGSGFVQEEIKMKFVYDYMFHLLSMYAKLLKYKPTVPPMAVEFCPEMMACAVEGLEKDYKLQSMVKSPSDTGPCIMPPPFNSAELKDVLEKKDHVMKQVETWEESGSVGEETIANILKAK from the exons ATGGGGAAGGTTGTTCGTAATAGGAAGTTGTCCCATACGGGAGAGACGGCTCCTAATCAAAATTATGGAGCTGGTTTGGCTGGTCCCTTCAAGAAAGGTGCTACCGTGACGGTTTCTCTCTTCACCATCATCCTGATCTTCATTGGAGCTCTCGTTTCCACCCGATGGATTAATGTT TCTATTCTCACAGgagattttttgaagaaaacttTGAATTATACTAGTCCAACAAAGCCCCATAGTCAGAAATTTGAGTATTCTCTGAATTGCAGAGAGGGAAACGTGTCACAGACCTGCCCGGTTACTGGACCGGTGGCATTTGAGCCCAGTGAACCGCCCAGTGAGACCTGCCCAGAATACTTTCGGTGGATCTACGAAGATCTGAGGCCATGGATGGACACGGGGATCACGAGAGCCATGGTGGAAAAAGCAAGACCTGCTGCAAGTATCAGGATTGTGGTGGTTGATGGCAAGGTTTATATGGAAAAGTACAAGAGGGTGAACCACAATAGAGATGAGTTCACCATATGGGGCATTCTGCAGCTGCTGAGGATGTATCCGGAGAAGCTTCCGGACTTCGATTTGATGTTTGAATGCCGCGACAGACCGATGATCAAGACACATTTATACCAAGGGCCTGATGCCACTGTTCCACCACCATTGTTTCATTACTGTGGAGATGATGAAACGTATGATATTGTCTTCCCGGACTGGTCATTTTGGGGTTG GCCAGAGACCAACATAAAACCATGGAATGGCTTTAAAAAGGACCTGAAAGAGGGCAACTACAGAACCAAGTGGATAGATAGAGAACCCTACGCTTATTGGAAAGGAAATGTCAAGATGGGTGTGGTCAGAAAAGAGCTTTTCAAATGTAGAAACACCGATGAACAAGACTGGAATGCTCGTCTTTATATAATG GACTGGGGTCGAGAGGTTCAAAGTGGATTCAAAACTTCAGATTTAGCAAGCCAATGCACTCATAG ATACAAGATTTATACTGAGGGAATTGGATGGTCAGTTAGTGAAAAATACATTCTAGCTTGTGATTCTGTGACCCTGCTTGTCAAGCCTCAATACTATGAGTTCTTCACAAGAAGTTTACAGCCTCTGGTCCATTACTGGCCTATAAAACACAAGGACATGTGCAAATCCATCAAGTTTGCCACTGACTGGTGCAACAACCATACAGAGAAG GCACAGAAGATAGGAAAGGCGGGGAGCGGCTTCGTCCAAGAGGAGATAAAGATGAAATTTGTGTATGACTACATGTTCCATCTGTTGTCCATGTACGCAAAGCTGCTTAAATACAAGCCAACTGTGCCTCCAATGGCTGTGGAGTTCTGCCCAGAGATGATGGCTTGCGCTGTTGAAGGGTTGGAGAAGGATTATAAGCTCCAAAGCATGGTGAAGAGTCCTTCGGATACAGGTCCATGCATCATGCCTCCTCCCTTTAATTCAGCAGAACTCAAAGATGTGCTTGAGAAGAAAGACCATGTGATGAAGCAAGTGGAGACATGGGAAGAAAGTGGAAGTGTTGGAGAAGAGACCATTGCAAATATTCTTAAGGCAAAATGA
- the LOC100251698 gene encoding uncharacterized protein LOC100251698: MKEAVGNEKLPHMGDNVHAFHGAGLPGLFKKSYTMNVSVFFIILLIGTFLSTRWSGVSIVTGDSFRTAWNYRSSTKPHYKRFEYSMNCSEGNMTKTCPVTLLTTFEPSNLSTGTCPEYFRWIYEDLKPWTETGITRDMVERAKTPAHIRVVVVDGKVYTEKYKWVFQTRDVFTIWGILQVLRMYPGKLPDFDLMFECGDKPVIKKHDYQGLNATAPPLFHYCGDDETLDIVFPDWSFWGWPEIRIKPWSTLRKDLREGNNKTKWVDREPYAYWKGNFKMGVTRHELSKCSKTNEQDWNARIYNMDWLQEMQNGFKSADLSTQCTHKYKIYAEGAAWSVSEKYILACDSVTLLVKPQYYDFFTRSLQPLVHYWPIKLKDMCKSIKFATEWCNNHTQKAHEIRNAGSSFVQEELRMKFVYDYMFHLLSAYAKLFKYKPTVPPGAVEVCPETMVCPVKGLQKKYKIQSMVKSPSDTGPCVMPPPYDPAELRDMLERKDHVMKQVEMLEEGSLKNLKAK, from the exons ATGAAGGAGGCTGTTGGTAATGAGAAGTTGCCTCATATGGGAGACAATGTCCATGCATTTCATGGAGCTGGGTTGCCTGGTCTCTTCAAGAAAAGTTACACCATGAATGTTTCTGTCTTCTTCATCATTCTCCTCATCGGCACCTTCCTTTCGACCCGGTGGAGCGGTGTT TCTATTGTTACAGGAGATTCCTTTAGGACAGCTTGGAATTATAGGAGTTCAACGAAGCCCCATTATAAAAGATTTGAGTACTCAATGAATTGCAGTGAGGGAAATATGACAAAGACCTGCCCAGTTACTCTTCTGACAACATTTGAGCCAAGCAACCTCTCCACCGGGACCTGCCCAGAATACTTCCGGTGGATCTACGAAGATTTGAAGCCGTGGACGGAGACGGGAATAACGAGGGACATGGTGGAAAGAGCGAAAACCCCAGCACATATTAGGGTTGTTGTGGTGGATGGCAAGGTCTATACGGAGAAGTACAAGTGGGTGTTTCAGACTAGAGATGTGTTCACCATATGGGGCATTCTGCAGGTGCTGAGGATGTATCCTGGGAAGCTGCCGGACTTCGATTTGATGTTCGAATGTGGCGACAAACCGGTGATCAAGAAACATGACTACCAAGGGCTTAATGCCACTGCACCTCCATTGTTTCATTACTGTGGAGATGATGAAACACTTGATATCGTCTTCCCGGATTGGTCATTTTGGGGATG GCCAGAGATCCGCATAAAGCCATGGAGCACCTTGAGAAAGGACCTGAGAGAAGGCAACAACAAAACCAAGTGGGTGGATAGAGAGCCCTATGCTTATTGGAAAGGCAACTTCAAAATGGGCGTAACCAGACATGAGCTTTCCAAATGCAGTAAGACCAATGAACAAGATTGGAATGCTCGAATTTATAACATG GACTGGCTCCAAGAGATGCAAAATGGATTCAAGAGTGCAGATTTATCGACCCAATGCACTCATAA ATACAAGATTTATGCGGAGGGAGCTGCATGGTCAGTTAGTGAAAAATACATTCTAGCTTGTGATTCTGTGACCCTGCTTGTCAAGCCTCAATACTATGATTTCTTCACAAGAAGTTTACAGCCTCTGGTCCATTACTGGCCTATAAAACTCAAGGACATGTGCAAATCCATCAAATTTGCCACTGAATGGTGTAATAACCATACACAAAAG GCACACGAGATAAGGAATGCAGGGAGCAGCTTCGTCCAAGAGGAGCTAAGGATGAAATTTGTGTATGATTACATGTTCCATCTGTTGTCGGCTTATGCAAAGCTGTTTAAATACAAGCCAACTGTGCCTCCAGGGGCTGTGGAGGTCTGCCCAGAGACGATGGTTTGCCCTGTGAAAGGGTTACAGAAGAAGTACAAGATCCAAAGCATGGTGAAGAGTCCTTCTGATACGGGTCCATGCGTCATGCCTCCTCCATATGATCCCGCAGAACTCAGAGATATGCTTGAGAGGAAAGACCATGTAATGAAGCAAGTGGAGATGTTGGAGGAGGGTTCATTGAAAAATCTGAAGGCAAAAtga